In one window of Denticeps clupeoides chromosome 2, fDenClu1.1, whole genome shotgun sequence DNA:
- the tfap2a gene encoding transcription factor AP-2-alpha isoform X3 has protein sequence MLVHSFSAMDRHDGTSNGTARLPQLGGVQSPYTSAPPLSHTPNSDFQPPYFPPPYQPIYPQSQDPYSHVSDPYSLNSLHGQPQPQHPAWPGQRQSQEGGLLHQHRALPHQLCREYRREVLLPSGHGLEAGLADSLPIHGIPHSLDDVQHVEDQGIHIPDQTVIKKGPVSLSKNNSNVSAIPINKDGLFGGVINPNEVFCSVPGRLSLLSSTSKYKVTVAEVQRRLSPPECLNASLLGGVLRRAKSKNGGRSLREKLDKIGLNLPAGRRKAANVTLLTSLVEGEAVHLARDFGYVCETEFPAKAVAEYVNRQHSDPNEQVQRKNMLLATKQICKEFTDLLSQDRSPLGNSRPQPILEPGIQSCLTHFSLISHGFGTPAMCAALTALQNYLTEAVKAMDKMYLSSNPNSHSDSGTKGGDKDEKHRK, from the exons ATGTTAGTGCACAGCTTCTCCGCGATG GACCGTCACGACGGTACCAGTAACGGGACGGCCAGGCTGCCCCAGCTGGGGGGCGTGCAGTCCCCCTACACCAGCGCGCCGCcgctctcgcacacccccaactCCGACTTCCAGCCGCCCTACTTCCCGCCGCCCTACCAGCCCATCTACCCGCAGTCGCAGGACCCCTACTCGCACGTCAGCGACCCCTACTCCCTCAACTCCCTGCACGGCCAGCCGCAGCCGCAGCACCCGGCCTGGCCGGGCCAGCGGCAGAGCCAGGAGGGCGGCCTGCTGCACCAGCACCGCGCCCTGCCGCACCAGCTGTGCCGGGAGTACCGGCGGGAGGTGCTGCTGCCGTCCGGCCACGGGCTCGAGGCGGGCCTCGCGGACTCGCTGCCGATCCACGGAATACCTCACTCGCTAGATGACGTTCAG CATGTCGAGGATCAAGGCATCCACATCCCCGACCAGACCGTCATTAAAAAAG GTCCCGTCTCCCTGTCCAAGAACAACAGCAACGTCTCGGCCATCCCGATTAACAAGGACGGCCTGTTCGGCGGGGTGATCAACCCGAACGAGGTGTTCTGCTCGGTCCCGGGCCGCCTGTCGCTGCTCAGCTCCACGTCCAAGTACAAGGTGACGGTGGCGGAGGTGCAGAGGCGCCTGTCGCCGCCCGAGTGTCTCAACGCGTCCCTGCTGGGCGGGGTGCTGAGGAG AGCCAAATCGAAGAACGGAGGCCGGTCCCTGCGAGAGAAACTGGACAAAATTGGATTAAACCTGCCCGCAGGTAGACGCAAGGCCGCCAACGTGACGCTGCTGACGTCACTAGTGGAAG GCGAAGCGGTGCACCTTGCCAGGGACTTCGGGTACGTGTGCGAGACCGAGTTCCCCGCCAAGGCGGTAGCCGAGTACGTGAACCGCCAGCATTCCGACCCGAACGAGCAGGTCCAGAGGAAAAACATGCTGCTGGCGACGAA aCAGATCTGTAAAGAGTTCACGGACCTGCTGTCCCAGGACCGCTCGCCCCTGGGCAACTCGCGCCCGCAGCCCATCCTGGAGCCCGGCATCCAGAGCTGCCTGACCCACTTCAGCCTCATCTCGCACGGATTCGGCACGCCGGCCATGTGCGCGGCGCTCACCGCGCTGCAGAACTATCTGACCGAGGCGGTCAAAGCCATGGACAAGATGTACCTCAGCAGCAACCCCAACAGCCACTCCGACAGCGGCACGAAAGGCGGCGACAAGGACGAGAAGCACAGGAAGTGA
- the tfap2a gene encoding transcription factor AP-2-alpha isoform X2, with translation MSLMGKMGDWQDRHDGTSNGTARLPQLGGVQSPYTSAPPLSHTPNSDFQPPYFPPPYQPIYPQSQDPYSHVSDPYSLNSLHGQPQPQHPAWPGQRQSQEGGLLHQHRALPHQLCREYRREVLLPSGHGLEAGLADSLPIHGIPHSLDDVQHVEDQGIHIPDQTVIKKGPVSLSKNNSNVSAIPINKDGLFGGVINPNEVFCSVPGRLSLLSSTSKYKVTVAEVQRRLSPPECLNASLLGGVLRRAKSKNGGRSLREKLDKIGLNLPAGRRKAANVTLLTSLVEGEAVHLARDFGYVCETEFPAKAVAEYVNRQHSDPNEQVQRKNMLLATKQICKEFTDLLSQDRSPLGNSRPQPILEPGIQSCLTHFSLISHGFGTPAMCAALTALQNYLTEAVKAMDKMYLSSNPNSHSDSGTKGGDKDEKHRK, from the exons ATGTCGCTAATGGGCAAGATGGGGGACTGGCAG GACCGTCACGACGGTACCAGTAACGGGACGGCCAGGCTGCCCCAGCTGGGGGGCGTGCAGTCCCCCTACACCAGCGCGCCGCcgctctcgcacacccccaactCCGACTTCCAGCCGCCCTACTTCCCGCCGCCCTACCAGCCCATCTACCCGCAGTCGCAGGACCCCTACTCGCACGTCAGCGACCCCTACTCCCTCAACTCCCTGCACGGCCAGCCGCAGCCGCAGCACCCGGCCTGGCCGGGCCAGCGGCAGAGCCAGGAGGGCGGCCTGCTGCACCAGCACCGCGCCCTGCCGCACCAGCTGTGCCGGGAGTACCGGCGGGAGGTGCTGCTGCCGTCCGGCCACGGGCTCGAGGCGGGCCTCGCGGACTCGCTGCCGATCCACGGAATACCTCACTCGCTAGATGACGTTCAG CATGTCGAGGATCAAGGCATCCACATCCCCGACCAGACCGTCATTAAAAAAG GTCCCGTCTCCCTGTCCAAGAACAACAGCAACGTCTCGGCCATCCCGATTAACAAGGACGGCCTGTTCGGCGGGGTGATCAACCCGAACGAGGTGTTCTGCTCGGTCCCGGGCCGCCTGTCGCTGCTCAGCTCCACGTCCAAGTACAAGGTGACGGTGGCGGAGGTGCAGAGGCGCCTGTCGCCGCCCGAGTGTCTCAACGCGTCCCTGCTGGGCGGGGTGCTGAGGAG AGCCAAATCGAAGAACGGAGGCCGGTCCCTGCGAGAGAAACTGGACAAAATTGGATTAAACCTGCCCGCAGGTAGACGCAAGGCCGCCAACGTGACGCTGCTGACGTCACTAGTGGAAG GCGAAGCGGTGCACCTTGCCAGGGACTTCGGGTACGTGTGCGAGACCGAGTTCCCCGCCAAGGCGGTAGCCGAGTACGTGAACCGCCAGCATTCCGACCCGAACGAGCAGGTCCAGAGGAAAAACATGCTGCTGGCGACGAA aCAGATCTGTAAAGAGTTCACGGACCTGCTGTCCCAGGACCGCTCGCCCCTGGGCAACTCGCGCCCGCAGCCCATCCTGGAGCCCGGCATCCAGAGCTGCCTGACCCACTTCAGCCTCATCTCGCACGGATTCGGCACGCCGGCCATGTGCGCGGCGCTCACCGCGCTGCAGAACTATCTGACCGAGGCGGTCAAAGCCATGGACAAGATGTACCTCAGCAGCAACCCCAACAGCCACTCCGACAGCGGCACGAAAGGCGGCGACAAGGACGAGAAGCACAGGAAGTGA
- the LOC114766978 gene encoding zinc finger protein 91-like isoform X1 produces the protein MDCVDSDPRLGRDSAGPVPSSDGDEDEDVPGDLEDEQSTKAEPRKESDDSSMAPVTPKLSEEEGGPSSSDNHRRYSSTMTGAGLVKKRKRPYKCSDCGKDFEKPGKLELHRRMHTGEKPHRCSHCGRCFATIQNMRVHEKIHTGEKAYQCPDCGKNFITSSHLKTHSYTHTGEKPFKCSLCDKQFRQWGGLQVHTRNHMGEKPYRCSVCGYATVTMQQLKQHQLIHTGLKPHPCPQCGKCFVYKKDVKRHQRIHERQAPPPCSECGKTFKHFSLLKKHKRQMHSQQDQPVDEQAYWCSWCGTCFTTVEDLKDHEKIHPAFQSYCCSQCQCSFTTQTSLRIHEQSYCGVKPYVCVQCGKTFGRAGDLERHQVRHEIEMPPPCFVCQRVFRHFGSLRRHEQLAHPSTSEKGSSPTCSTCGKGFSTLSVLRYHERNHGSGESHCCLKCGFTCETENDLKDHVESHAKPRPCRCNQCGKTFTRPADVKRHQMIHARQNPPPCSVCQRVFKNVGVLRRHELLAHPKEGQERTKSACCFCGKRFKNLTMQRNHERVHVSEKCYRCLRCEVTCETEDAWKQHVGMHSGPKPHHCNQCTRSFGRLKDLRRHQEIHARKVPPCSVCGKVFTRFGVLKRHEQLKHQRKIPIRKYTCAQCGKCFNKKPYLKKHEKVHLPKMVHQCSKCVFTCTNETYFKLHQQYHAGGKAHHCSVCGKGYSRSADLKKHERAHEVDTQAGSKPICCALCGKMFSSHNTLKVHEKIHFRKKPHTCPECGKDFVSLATLRYHQRVHTGEKPYQCYQCQKKFASSSSLVIHMRRHTGEKPYPCTQCGKMFSHVAGLKAHERTHSSDRPYICHLCGKTFKGLPSLKAHHVVHALGKRHRCCTCNRSFASAGGLKRHGSIHTGERPHHCLECGESFRLKLQLKRHKRSHPPGTGHDGVPRISDVETRPIKQET, from the exons ATGGACTGCGTGGACTCGGACCCGCGGCTCGGCAGGGACTCTGCAGGCCCAGTCCCATCTTCTGATGGGGATGAAGATGAAGACGTACCGGGAGACCTGGAGGATGAGCAGA GTACCAAAGCTGAGCCTCGGAAAGAATCCGATGACTCAAGCATGGCTCCTGTGACTCCAAAGCtctctgaagaggaaggaggACCATCTAGTTCTGATAACCACA GAAGATACTCCTCAACGATGACTGGTGCCGGTCTAGTAAAAAAGCGGAAGCGGCCGTATAAGTGCTCTGATTGTGGAAAGGACTTTGAGAAACCCGGAAAGCTCGAACTACACAGGAGAATGCACACAGGTGAGAAGCCTCACCGCTGCAGTCACTGTGGAAGATGCTTTGCTACAATTCAAAACATGAGGGTGCATGAGAAAATTCACACGGGGGAAAAGGCGTACCAGTGTCCGGATTGTGGGAAGAATTTCATAACTTCCAGCCACCTAAAAACTCACAGCTACACccacaccggagagaagcctTTTAAATGTTCCCTGTGCGACAAGCAGTTCCGACAGTGGGGCGGCCTGCAGGTCCACACGCGGAACCACATGGGCGAGAAACCGTACCGCTGCTCCGTCTGCGGCTACGCCACCGTAACTATGCAGCAGTTAAAACAACATCAGCTGATCCACACCGGCCTGAAGCCCCACCCCTGCCCTCAATGCGGAAAGTGCTTTGTTTATAAAAAAGATGTTAAAAGACATCAGCGAATCCATGAGCGACAAGCTCCTCCTCCATGTTCTGAGTGTGGGAAGACATTTAAGCATTTTTCACTACTGAAAAAGCATAAGCGGCAGATGCATTCGCAGCAGGACCAACCGGTAGATGAACAGGCTTACTGGTGCTCTTGGTGTGGAACATGCTTCACAACTGTAGAGGACTTGAAAGACCACGAGAAAATACACCCAGCTTTCCAGTCGTACTGCTGCTCTCAGTGTCAGTGTTCTTTTACAACCCAGACATCCCTAAGAATACACGAGCAAAGTTACTGTGGTGTAAAGCCTTATGTCTGTGTTCAATGTGGCAAGACCTTTGGTCGAGCTGGAGATCTAGAGAGACACCAAGTACGTCATGAAATAGAAATGCCTCCTCCCTGCTTCGTCTGCCAGAGGGTCTTCCGACACTTTGGATCACTGAGGAGGCATGAGCAGTTGGCTCATCCTAGCACAAGTGAGAAGGGAAGCAGTCCCACTTGTTCCACCTGTGGAAAGGGCTTCAGCACCCTCTCCGTGCTGAGATATCACGAGAGGAACCATGGGTCCGGGGAGTCCCACTGCTGTTTGAAATGTGGCTTCACTTGCGAAACGGAGAACGATTTGAAAGACCACGTCGAGAGCCACGCCAAGCCAAGACCATGCCGCTGCAACCAGTGTGGCAAGACGTTTACAAGACCTGCCGACGTCAAAAGGCACCAAATGATTCACGCCCGACAAAATCCTCCTCCCTGCTCGGTTTGCCAaagggtttttaaaaatgttgggGTGCTAAGAAGACACGAGCTGCTGGCCCATCCCAAGGAAGGCCAGGAACGGACGAAGAGCGCTTGCTGCTTCTGCGGGAAGCGTTTTAAGAACTTGACCATGCAGAGAAACCACGAGCGAGTTCACGTGTCTGAGAAGTGTTACCGCTGCTTGCGGTGTGAAGTCACCTGCGAAACGGAGGATGCCTGGAAACAACACGTCGGCATGCACTCTGGGCCGAAGCCGCACCACTGCAATCAGTGCACCAGGAGCTTCGGCAGACTCAAGGATCTCAGAAGGCACCAGGAGATCCATGCCAGGAAAGTGCCCCCATGCTCCGTATGTGGGAAGGTGTTCACGCGGTTTGGGGTGTTGAAGAGACACGAGCAGCTAAAGCATCAAAGGAAGATTCCGATCAGGAAGTACACGTGCGCTCAGTGTGGGAAGTGCTTCAACAAAAAGCCATACTTGAAGAAACACGAGAAGGTACACTTGCCTAAGATGGTACACCAGTGTTCCAAATGCGTGTTCACGTGTACAAATGAGACGTACTTCAAGCTTCACCAGCAGTACCACGCCGGTGGGAAGGCGCACCACTGCTCTGTGTGTGGAAAAGGTTACAGTAGGTCAGCAGATCTAAAGAAGCACGAGCGCGCCCATGAGGTGGACACTCAGGCAGGAAGCAAGCCCATCTGTTGCGCCCTATGCGGCAAGATGTTCTCCAGCCACAACACTCTGAAAGTACACGAGAAGATACACTTTAGAAAGAAGCCTCATACCTGCCCCGAGTGCGGGAAAGATTTTGTGTCGCTAGCAACGCTGAGATATCACCAGCGAGTCCACACTGGAGAAAAGCCGTACCAGTGCTACCAGTGCCAGAAGAAGTTCGCATCTTCATCGTCGCTGGTGATACACATGCGGCGTCACACGGGCGAGAAGCCGTACCCGTGTACGCAGTGCGGTAAGATGTTCAGTCACGTCGCAGGCCTGAAAGCACACGAGCGCACGCACTCAAGCGACAGGCCGTATATCTGTCATTTATGCGGCAAGACGTTCAAGGGCCTCCCTTCTCTGAAGGCGCACCACGTCGTCCACGCGCTTGGCAAACGTCACCGCTGCTGCACGTGCAACAGGAGCTTCGCGTCGGCCGGAGGCCTGAAGCGGCACGGGAGCATCCACACCGGCGAGAGGCCGCACCACTGCCTGGAGTGTGGAGAGTCGTTCCGACTGAAACTGCAGCTGAAGAGGCACAAGCGCTCTCACCCGCCGGGGACCGGACACGATGGCGTGCCTCGCATCTCCGACGTGGAGACTCGCCCGATTAAGCAAGAGACTTGA
- the tfap2a gene encoding transcription factor AP-2-alpha isoform X4: MEHETSKNEDRHDGTSNGTARLPQLGGVQSPYTSAPPLSHTPNSDFQPPYFPPPYQPIYPQSQDPYSHVSDPYSLNSLHGQPQPQHPAWPGQRQSQEGGLLHQHRALPHQLCREYRREVLLPSGHGLEAGLADSLPIHGIPHSLDDVQHVEDQGIHIPDQTVIKKGPVSLSKNNSNVSAIPINKDGLFGGVINPNEVFCSVPGRLSLLSSTSKYKVTVAEVQRRLSPPECLNASLLGGVLRRAKSKNGGRSLREKLDKIGLNLPAGRRKAANVTLLTSLVEGEAVHLARDFGYVCETEFPAKAVAEYVNRQHSDPNEQVQRKNMLLATKQICKEFTDLLSQDRSPLGNSRPQPILEPGIQSCLTHFSLISHGFGTPAMCAALTALQNYLTEAVKAMDKMYLSSNPNSHSDSGTKGGDKDEKHRK, translated from the exons ATGGAGCACGAGACGTCGAAAaacgag GACCGTCACGACGGTACCAGTAACGGGACGGCCAGGCTGCCCCAGCTGGGGGGCGTGCAGTCCCCCTACACCAGCGCGCCGCcgctctcgcacacccccaactCCGACTTCCAGCCGCCCTACTTCCCGCCGCCCTACCAGCCCATCTACCCGCAGTCGCAGGACCCCTACTCGCACGTCAGCGACCCCTACTCCCTCAACTCCCTGCACGGCCAGCCGCAGCCGCAGCACCCGGCCTGGCCGGGCCAGCGGCAGAGCCAGGAGGGCGGCCTGCTGCACCAGCACCGCGCCCTGCCGCACCAGCTGTGCCGGGAGTACCGGCGGGAGGTGCTGCTGCCGTCCGGCCACGGGCTCGAGGCGGGCCTCGCGGACTCGCTGCCGATCCACGGAATACCTCACTCGCTAGATGACGTTCAG CATGTCGAGGATCAAGGCATCCACATCCCCGACCAGACCGTCATTAAAAAAG GTCCCGTCTCCCTGTCCAAGAACAACAGCAACGTCTCGGCCATCCCGATTAACAAGGACGGCCTGTTCGGCGGGGTGATCAACCCGAACGAGGTGTTCTGCTCGGTCCCGGGCCGCCTGTCGCTGCTCAGCTCCACGTCCAAGTACAAGGTGACGGTGGCGGAGGTGCAGAGGCGCCTGTCGCCGCCCGAGTGTCTCAACGCGTCCCTGCTGGGCGGGGTGCTGAGGAG AGCCAAATCGAAGAACGGAGGCCGGTCCCTGCGAGAGAAACTGGACAAAATTGGATTAAACCTGCCCGCAGGTAGACGCAAGGCCGCCAACGTGACGCTGCTGACGTCACTAGTGGAAG GCGAAGCGGTGCACCTTGCCAGGGACTTCGGGTACGTGTGCGAGACCGAGTTCCCCGCCAAGGCGGTAGCCGAGTACGTGAACCGCCAGCATTCCGACCCGAACGAGCAGGTCCAGAGGAAAAACATGCTGCTGGCGACGAA aCAGATCTGTAAAGAGTTCACGGACCTGCTGTCCCAGGACCGCTCGCCCCTGGGCAACTCGCGCCCGCAGCCCATCCTGGAGCCCGGCATCCAGAGCTGCCTGACCCACTTCAGCCTCATCTCGCACGGATTCGGCACGCCGGCCATGTGCGCGGCGCTCACCGCGCTGCAGAACTATCTGACCGAGGCGGTCAAAGCCATGGACAAGATGTACCTCAGCAGCAACCCCAACAGCCACTCCGACAGCGGCACGAAAGGCGGCGACAAGGACGAGAAGCACAGGAAGTGA
- the tfap2a gene encoding transcription factor AP-2-alpha isoform X1, with protein sequence MKMLWKLTDNIKYEDCEDRHDGTSNGTARLPQLGGVQSPYTSAPPLSHTPNSDFQPPYFPPPYQPIYPQSQDPYSHVSDPYSLNSLHGQPQPQHPAWPGQRQSQEGGLLHQHRALPHQLCREYRREVLLPSGHGLEAGLADSLPIHGIPHSLDDVQHVEDQGIHIPDQTVIKKGPVSLSKNNSNVSAIPINKDGLFGGVINPNEVFCSVPGRLSLLSSTSKYKVTVAEVQRRLSPPECLNASLLGGVLRRAKSKNGGRSLREKLDKIGLNLPAGRRKAANVTLLTSLVEGEAVHLARDFGYVCETEFPAKAVAEYVNRQHSDPNEQVQRKNMLLATKQICKEFTDLLSQDRSPLGNSRPQPILEPGIQSCLTHFSLISHGFGTPAMCAALTALQNYLTEAVKAMDKMYLSSNPNSHSDSGTKGGDKDEKHRK encoded by the exons ATGAAAATGCTCTGGAAATTAACagataatattaaatatgaagacTGCGAG GACCGTCACGACGGTACCAGTAACGGGACGGCCAGGCTGCCCCAGCTGGGGGGCGTGCAGTCCCCCTACACCAGCGCGCCGCcgctctcgcacacccccaactCCGACTTCCAGCCGCCCTACTTCCCGCCGCCCTACCAGCCCATCTACCCGCAGTCGCAGGACCCCTACTCGCACGTCAGCGACCCCTACTCCCTCAACTCCCTGCACGGCCAGCCGCAGCCGCAGCACCCGGCCTGGCCGGGCCAGCGGCAGAGCCAGGAGGGCGGCCTGCTGCACCAGCACCGCGCCCTGCCGCACCAGCTGTGCCGGGAGTACCGGCGGGAGGTGCTGCTGCCGTCCGGCCACGGGCTCGAGGCGGGCCTCGCGGACTCGCTGCCGATCCACGGAATACCTCACTCGCTAGATGACGTTCAG CATGTCGAGGATCAAGGCATCCACATCCCCGACCAGACCGTCATTAAAAAAG GTCCCGTCTCCCTGTCCAAGAACAACAGCAACGTCTCGGCCATCCCGATTAACAAGGACGGCCTGTTCGGCGGGGTGATCAACCCGAACGAGGTGTTCTGCTCGGTCCCGGGCCGCCTGTCGCTGCTCAGCTCCACGTCCAAGTACAAGGTGACGGTGGCGGAGGTGCAGAGGCGCCTGTCGCCGCCCGAGTGTCTCAACGCGTCCCTGCTGGGCGGGGTGCTGAGGAG AGCCAAATCGAAGAACGGAGGCCGGTCCCTGCGAGAGAAACTGGACAAAATTGGATTAAACCTGCCCGCAGGTAGACGCAAGGCCGCCAACGTGACGCTGCTGACGTCACTAGTGGAAG GCGAAGCGGTGCACCTTGCCAGGGACTTCGGGTACGTGTGCGAGACCGAGTTCCCCGCCAAGGCGGTAGCCGAGTACGTGAACCGCCAGCATTCCGACCCGAACGAGCAGGTCCAGAGGAAAAACATGCTGCTGGCGACGAA aCAGATCTGTAAAGAGTTCACGGACCTGCTGTCCCAGGACCGCTCGCCCCTGGGCAACTCGCGCCCGCAGCCCATCCTGGAGCCCGGCATCCAGAGCTGCCTGACCCACTTCAGCCTCATCTCGCACGGATTCGGCACGCCGGCCATGTGCGCGGCGCTCACCGCGCTGCAGAACTATCTGACCGAGGCGGTCAAAGCCATGGACAAGATGTACCTCAGCAGCAACCCCAACAGCCACTCCGACAGCGGCACGAAAGGCGGCGACAAGGACGAGAAGCACAGGAAGTGA